Proteins encoded within one genomic window of Candidatus Giovannonibacteria bacterium:
- the rpoC gene encoding DNA-directed RNA polymerase subunit beta' produces MESQKIADFKSLAIRLASREKVLSWSRGEITKPETINYRTQRPEKDGLFDERIFGPEKDYECYCGKYKRVRYKGIVCDKCGVEVTRSIVRRERMGHIELASPVSHIWFLRGVPSRIGLILDMSVPDLEKVIYFGGYVITKIDEKARKEVLAAVEKEFKSKMKSAAPAEAEALKSVYDATVGEIKGLCEKAVISEVEYHRFSLKYAHIFEAGIGSEALRKLASEINLSRLVPQLSAEAESASPLQKKKILRRLRLAQSMLRSGVRPEWMFLTVIPVIPPALRPMVQLEGGRHATSDINDLYRRVINRNNRLKKLLEIKAPEVIVRNEKRMLQESVDALIDNSIKRTQGPAATSQAQKRPLRSLADMLKGKQGRFRQNLLGKRVDYSGRSVIVVGPELKLHQCGLPKHMALELFRPLVIHDLISRGLAHTIKGAGRLIDDLKEEIWESLENAIKDKYVLLNRAPTLHRLGIQAFQPILVEGSAIQLHPLVCEAFNADFDGDQMAVHVPLTDEAQKEARDIIASVRNLLKPGNGEPVATPRQDIVMGIAYLTRIRPGAKGEGKYFASPNEAILAHDFERVDIHAKIFVKVTKTPKYQSAGKEILETSVGRLLFNSVLPRDFAFLNQEMKKKDLDRLVSNLIQRYGIDETPGILDRIKSLGFKHSTESGISWGMDDIQVPQEKQAFIEKAKEEARVIEKQYEQGLLTDRERYEKIIEVWTNVKTEVDKLAPGALDPFGPVQYMVSSGARGNWAQINQLASMKGLVVNPSGRTIELPILASFKEGLAVLEYFISTHASRKGTADTALKTAAAGYLTRRLVDVVQDIIISEPDCKDEVGFEVRKADYERLGKSFATRVFGRVLAADIADPESKKPLFKRGHLLTMADAEKIASLDIQSVLLRSPISCRAVRGICQLCYGYDLGSNTPVKLGEAVGIVAAQAIGEPGTQLTMRTFHVGGIAGAADITMGLPRVEEIFELRTPRAPAIISNASGTVLSVADAGDTNGGSRDKMVKILGDAAGGEFEFLVPFGRTILVSPGEKVEPGSRITEGSVDIKELLSVAGAKAAQNYILSEIQQLYTFQGASINDKHIEAIVRQMFSRVRVKDPGSTKLAVGEIIEKSKLREENIKARKEGGAGVLPAKAVQLMMGITNVALTTESFLSAASFMQTMRVLTNAAIEGKEDKLRGLKENVIIGRLIPAGTGYRKEYLKKLEAAAKEEEE; encoded by the coding sequence ATGGAGTCGCAAAAAATAGCTGATTTTAAATCGTTGGCAATCCGCCTCGCTTCGCGCGAGAAGGTTTTGAGCTGGTCCAGAGGCGAAATCACAAAACCGGAAACCATAAATTACAGGACCCAGCGCCCGGAAAAAGACGGGCTCTTTGACGAGCGCATCTTCGGGCCGGAGAAAGATTACGAATGCTATTGCGGAAAATACAAGCGCGTCAGGTACAAGGGAATCGTCTGCGACAAATGCGGAGTGGAAGTGACCAGGTCAATCGTCCGCAGGGAAAGAATGGGGCACATTGAGCTTGCTTCCCCCGTTTCGCATATCTGGTTTTTAAGGGGGGTGCCTTCAAGAATCGGCTTGATTTTGGACATGTCCGTGCCGGATTTGGAAAAAGTGATTTATTTCGGTGGATACGTTATTACCAAGATTGACGAAAAAGCAAGGAAAGAGGTCTTGGCCGCGGTTGAGAAAGAATTTAAATCCAAGATGAAGTCGGCCGCCCCGGCCGAAGCGGAGGCACTTAAATCCGTCTACGACGCCACCGTCGGCGAAATCAAGGGGCTCTGCGAGAAGGCGGTTATCTCCGAAGTGGAATATCACCGCTTCAGCTTAAAATACGCGCACATTTTTGAGGCGGGCATCGGCTCGGAAGCTCTCCGTAAGCTCGCGTCAGAGATTAATTTAAGCCGGCTTGTCCCCCAGCTTTCTGCAGAAGCGGAGAGCGCCTCGCCTCTTCAGAAAAAAAAGATTTTGCGCAGATTGCGTCTCGCGCAGTCCATGTTGAGGTCCGGCGTCCGGCCGGAATGGATGTTCCTTACGGTGATACCCGTCATTCCGCCGGCTTTGCGCCCGATGGTGCAGTTGGAGGGGGGCAGGCACGCGACCTCCGACATAAACGACCTTTATCGCCGCGTGATAAACAGAAACAACCGCTTAAAAAAACTTCTGGAGATAAAAGCGCCGGAAGTGATTGTTAGAAACGAAAAAAGAATGCTTCAGGAGTCCGTGGACGCCCTGATTGATAATTCCATCAAGCGCACGCAGGGTCCGGCGGCCACCTCGCAAGCCCAAAAAAGGCCGCTGCGCTCTTTGGCGGATATGTTGAAAGGCAAGCAGGGGAGATTCAGGCAGAATCTTTTGGGCAAGCGCGTGGATTACTCCGGCAGGTCTGTCATAGTGGTAGGGCCGGAGTTAAAGCTCCACCAATGCGGACTTCCAAAACATATGGCGCTTGAGCTTTTCAGGCCCCTAGTCATACACGATTTGATAAGCCGCGGCCTGGCGCACACGATAAAAGGCGCGGGGCGGCTTATTGACGATTTGAAAGAGGAGATATGGGAAAGCTTGGAAAATGCCATTAAAGACAAATACGTGCTTTTAAACCGCGCGCCGACCCTGCATCGCTTGGGCATACAGGCGTTTCAGCCGATACTTGTTGAGGGCAGCGCCATACAGCTTCATCCTTTGGTTTGCGAGGCATTTAACGCGGATTTTGACGGCGACCAGATGGCTGTGCATGTTCCATTGACGGATGAAGCGCAAAAAGAGGCGCGCGACATCATCGCCTCTGTCAGAAATCTGCTCAAGCCCGGCAATGGCGAACCGGTGGCAACACCGAGGCAGGATATAGTAATGGGCATTGCGTATCTCACCAGAATCAGGCCGGGCGCCAAGGGCGAGGGCAAGTATTTCGCTTCGCCAAACGAGGCAATCCTGGCGCATGATTTTGAGCGTGTGGACATCCACGCGAAAATTTTCGTCAAAGTCACCAAAACGCCGAAATACCAGAGTGCCGGCAAAGAAATACTGGAAACCTCCGTCGGGCGGCTGCTTTTCAACAGCGTCCTGCCAAGGGATTTTGCGTTTTTGAACCAGGAGATGAAAAAGAAGGACTTGGATCGGCTGGTTTCTAATCTGATACAAAGATACGGAATTGACGAGACGCCCGGCATTTTAGACCGCATCAAATCCTTGGGCTTTAAGCATTCCACGGAATCCGGCATTAGCTGGGGGATGGATGACATACAGGTGCCCCAGGAAAAGCAGGCGTTTATTGAAAAAGCGAAAGAGGAAGCGCGCGTCATAGAAAAACAATACGAACAGGGCCTGCTCACCGACCGCGAGCGCTATGAAAAAATAATAGAGGTGTGGACGAACGTTAAAACGGAGGTGGATAAGCTCGCGCCGGGGGCGCTGGATCCTTTCGGGCCGGTTCAGTATATGGTTTCCTCCGGCGCGAGAGGCAACTGGGCGCAGATAAATCAGCTGGCCTCAATGAAGGGCTTGGTGGTTAATCCCTCCGGGCGCACGATTGAGCTCCCAATACTTGCGAGCTTCAAGGAAGGGCTGGCGGTTTTGGAGTATTTTATATCCACCCACGCTTCCAGAAAAGGCACGGCCGACACCGCGCTTAAAACCGCGGCGGCGGGATATCTGACGCGCCGCTTGGTGGACGTTGTGCAGGACATCATAATAAGCGAGCCGGATTGCAAAGACGAAGTCGGTTTTGAGGTCAGAAAAGCAGATTACGAGCGGCTTGGCAAAAGCTTCGCGACGCGCGTGTTCGGCAGGGTTTTGGCGGCGGATATCGCCGACCCGGAGTCCAAAAAGCCGCTCTTTAAGCGCGGACATCTGCTTACCATGGCCGATGCCGAGAAAATTGCTTCTTTGGACATTCAGAGCGTGCTTTTGCGGTCCCCGATTTCGTGCAGGGCCGTGCGCGGCATCTGCCAGCTTTGCTACGGATATGATCTCGGCTCCAACACCCCTGTTAAGTTGGGGGAAGCAGTAGGGATAGTCGCCGCGCAGGCCATCGGCGAGCCCGGCACGCAGCTTACAATGAGAACTTTCCACGTGGGGGGTATCGCCGGAGCGGCGGACATTACCATGGGCCTTCCGAGAGTGGAGGAAATTTTTGAGCTCCGCACGCCGCGAGCGCCGGCGATTATCTCCAACGCGTCCGGCACGGTGCTTTCTGTCGCGGATGCCGGAGACACTAACGGCGGCAGCAGGGATAAAATGGTAAAAATTCTGGGGGACGCAGCAGGGGGCGAGTTTGAGTTTTTGGTGCCGTTCGGCAGGACAATACTTGTTTCCCCGGGCGAAAAAGTTGAACCGGGCTCGCGCATCACGGAGGGCTCCGTTGATATAAAAGAACTTTTGAGCGTGGCGGGCGCGAAAGCGGCGCAAAACTACATTTTGTCGGAAATCCAGCAGCTTTACACTTTCCAGGGCGCTTCAATAAACGACAAGCACATTGAGGCGATAGTCAGACAGATGTTCTCCCGCGTAAGAGTCAAAGACCCGGGGTCAACAAAACTGGCAGTCGGGGAAATTATTGAAAAATCAAAACTTCGCGAGGAAAACATAAAAGCAAGAAAAGAAGGCGGTGCCGGAGTCCTGCCGGCGAAGGCGGTGCAGCTGATGATGGGCATAACCAATGTTGCTCTGACCACCGAGAGCTTTCTTTCGGCCGCGTCATTTATGCAGACAATGCGCGTTTTGACCAACGCGGCTATTGAAGGGAAGGAAGACAAGCTGCGCGGGCTTAAAGAAAACGTAATCATCGGCCGGCTTATCCCCGCCGGCACCGGCTACCGAAAAGAATACCTCAAAAAGCTGGAAGCGGCGGCAAAAGAAGAGGAGGAATAA
- a CDS encoding DNA-directed RNA polymerase subunit beta encodes MGINKKYFSRYREPLASLPDLAEMQLKSFNWLLKTGIREILDEFSPIVDYTGEELALEFLDYSFDEPKYDENYARVNNLSFESSLRIRIRLTNKRTGEKKEQEVFLADMPLMTPRGTFLINGVERVIVSQLARSFGAYFTLVNISKGRKLFGAKVIPSRGAWLEFETESDGAIYAKVDRKRKIAATALMRIFGLEKNEDIKDAFSAIDNGEARLPDGQVSFINKTLEKDPTKTADDSYVEIFKRIRQGELATPDNARELIGAMFGPERYDLSAVGRYKLGQRLPSLAGVKVKNPRILNKEDLVAILSEVISLNNNPLSLPDDIDNLGNRRVRSVGEMLQQRLRIGLARMERTIKDRMSTSDLATITPAQLLNARPFAAVISEFFMTNQLSQFMDQTNILSELEHKRRVSALGPGGLTRERSGFEVRDVHPSYYGRLCPIMTPEGPNIGLINYLAGYARVNDFGILETPYRKVINGKVTNEINYLTAFGEARHKIAQAGVAIGSEGNILDEEMEGRANGQPALIAKSEIDYIDVSPQQAFSIATSLVPFLEHDDSTRAMMGSNMQRQAVPCVRPQAPLVATGMEEKAARDSGRLIMSDMDGVVSAVDAKSVTVKSGRKTKTYELVNFVRSNQSTVIHQRPSVKLGDKIKKGDVLADTSLTDRGHLALGQNLLVAFLSWGGANFEDAIILSDRLVKNDTFTSVLIEDYTVDVRDTKLGPEITTHDIPNVGEEKLKDLDEDGIIRVGAEVRAGDILVGKISPKGESDLTPEERLLRAIFGEKARDVKDTSFRLPHGRHGRVVGIKVFSREKGDKLETGVIKEIRVEVAEMRKVSPGDKLAGRHGNKGVISRILPQEDMPYLADGTPVDVILNPLGVASRMNIGQILETHLGWAAEKLGYMAITPTLLGATETEIKSELRRAGLPEDGKVRLFDGRTGKEFDQKVTVGMVYLMKLSHMVEDKLHMRSIGPYSLITQQPLGGKAQGGGQRFGEMEVWALEGYGAAHTLQEMLTIKSDDVLGRAAAYDAIVRGEPFRAPNVPASFHVLVNELKGLALDVELRGVEEAPGDEDESAGKESKGKGRQKERFEEYILEEEEKTWSRKK; translated from the coding sequence ATGGGAATAAATAAAAAATACTTCTCCCGCTATCGGGAGCCGTTGGCCTCGCTGCCCGATTTAGCTGAAATGCAGCTGAAATCTTTTAATTGGCTGCTAAAAACAGGGATTCGCGAGATTCTGGACGAGTTTTCGCCAATTGTAGATTACACCGGCGAGGAACTTGCCCTGGAATTTCTGGATTATTCTTTTGACGAGCCGAAGTACGACGAAAACTACGCCAGAGTCAACAACTTGTCTTTTGAGTCATCTTTGAGAATCCGCATTCGGCTTACCAACAAGCGCACGGGAGAAAAAAAGGAGCAGGAAGTATTTTTGGCGGATATGCCGCTCATGACACCCCGCGGGACTTTTTTGATAAACGGCGTTGAGCGCGTGATTGTCTCGCAACTAGCCCGCTCTTTCGGCGCCTACTTTACTTTGGTGAATATTTCCAAAGGCAGGAAGCTTTTCGGCGCGAAAGTCATTCCTTCGCGCGGCGCCTGGCTGGAGTTTGAAACGGAAAGTGACGGGGCTATTTACGCAAAAGTTGACCGCAAAAGAAAAATCGCCGCCACAGCCCTCATGCGCATTTTCGGGTTGGAGAAAAACGAGGACATAAAAGATGCTTTTTCCGCCATAGACAATGGCGAGGCCCGCCTGCCGGACGGGCAGGTTTCTTTCATCAACAAAACTCTGGAAAAAGACCCGACTAAAACGGCCGACGACTCTTACGTGGAAATTTTCAAAAGAATCCGCCAGGGCGAGCTGGCAACTCCCGACAACGCCCGCGAGCTCATAGGCGCCATGTTCGGGCCGGAGAGGTACGATTTGTCGGCCGTCGGCAGATACAAGCTCGGCCAGCGCCTGCCTTCTTTGGCCGGTGTTAAGGTCAAAAACCCGCGAATTTTAAACAAGGAGGACTTGGTAGCCATACTCTCGGAGGTGATTTCTTTAAATAATAATCCATTGTCCCTGCCGGACGACATTGATAACTTGGGCAACCGCCGCGTGCGCTCGGTGGGCGAAATGCTCCAGCAAAGATTGCGAATCGGGCTCGCGCGCATGGAGCGGACGATAAAAGACCGCATGTCCACCTCCGACCTTGCCACGATTACTCCCGCCCAGCTTTTAAACGCCCGGCCGTTCGCCGCAGTGATATCCGAATTTTTTATGACAAACCAGCTTTCCCAATTTATGGACCAGACAAATATTCTTTCCGAGCTTGAGCATAAGCGCCGGGTTTCGGCTTTGGGGCCGGGCGGGCTCACCAGAGAACGCTCCGGATTTGAGGTTCGGGACGTTCACCCTTCTTACTACGGGCGGCTTTGCCCGATTATGACACCCGAGGGGCCGAACATCGGGCTTATCAACTATCTGGCCGGATACGCGCGGGTAAACGATTTCGGGATTTTGGAAACACCTTACAGAAAAGTCATAAACGGCAAAGTAACGAATGAAATCAATTATCTTACGGCTTTTGGAGAGGCCCGGCATAAAATCGCCCAAGCCGGAGTCGCCATTGGCTCGGAAGGGAATATTTTGGACGAAGAAATGGAGGGCCGTGCCAATGGCCAGCCCGCGCTGATAGCGAAATCGGAGATTGATTATATAGACGTTTCTCCCCAGCAAGCGTTTTCCATAGCCACTTCTCTGGTGCCGTTTTTGGAGCACGACGACTCAACCCGCGCCATGATGGGTTCAAACATGCAGCGGCAGGCCGTTCCCTGCGTGCGCCCCCAGGCGCCATTGGTTGCCACCGGCATGGAAGAAAAAGCCGCCCGGGATTCCGGCCGGCTGATAATGTCGGATATGGACGGCGTGGTAAGCGCGGTTGACGCCAAATCCGTCACGGTTAAATCAGGTCGCAAAACAAAAACTTACGAATTGGTGAATTTCGTCCGGTCTAACCAGTCAACAGTCATACACCAGCGCCCCTCCGTGAAATTGGGCGACAAAATAAAAAAAGGCGACGTGCTTGCCGATACTTCGCTTACCGACCGCGGGCATCTGGCGCTCGGGCAGAATCTCCTTGTGGCTTTTCTTTCGTGGGGCGGGGCGAATTTTGAGGACGCAATTATTCTTTCCGACCGTTTGGTAAAAAACGACACCTTCACCTCGGTTTTGATTGAGGATTATACGGTGGACGTCCGGGACACCAAGCTTGGGCCGGAAATCACCACGCACGACATTCCCAACGTCGGCGAGGAAAAACTGAAGGATTTGGACGAGGACGGCATCATCCGCGTCGGCGCGGAAGTAAGGGCCGGCGACATACTTGTGGGGAAAATCTCTCCGAAAGGCGAATCCGACCTTACTCCGGAAGAGCGGCTTCTGCGCGCGATTTTCGGAGAAAAAGCAAGAGACGTAAAAGACACTTCTTTCCGCCTCCCGCACGGCAGACACGGCCGCGTGGTCGGCATTAAAGTTTTCTCAAGGGAAAAGGGAGACAAACTTGAAACCGGAGTCATCAAAGAAATCAGGGTTGAAGTGGCGGAGATGCGGAAGGTTTCTCCCGGCGATAAGCTCGCCGGCCGCCACGGCAACAAGGGAGTAATTTCCCGCATTCTTCCGCAGGAAGACATGCCATACCTCGCGGACGGCACTCCGGTTGACGTTATTTTAAATCCTTTGGGTGTCGCCTCGCGCATGAACATAGGCCAGATTTTGGAAACCCATCTGGGGTGGGCTGCGGAAAAACTGGGCTATATGGCAATAACGCCCACTCTGCTTGGGGCGACGGAAACTGAAATTAAGTCGGAGCTTAGAAGGGCAGGCCTTCCCGAAGACGGCAAAGTTCGGCTTTTTGACGGGCGCACCGGAAAGGAATTTGACCAAAAAGTCACTGTCGGGATGGTTTATTTAATGAAGCTTTCGCACATGGTGGAAGACAAGCTCCATATGCGCTCAATCGGGCCGTATTCTTTGATAACCCAGCAGCCGTTGGGGGGCAAAGCGCAGGGCGGAGGGCAGAGATTCGGCGAGATGGAGGTCTGGGCATTGGAAGGGTACGGCGCCGCGCACACCCTGCAGGAAATGCTGACCATAAAATCGGATGACGTTCTGGGGCGCGCGGCGGCTTACGACGCGATTGTGCGCGGCGAGCCGTTCCGCGCTCCGAACGTCCCAGCGTCTTTCCATGTCTTGGTGAACGAGCTTAAGGGGCTTGCCCTGGACGTTGAGCTTAGAGGGGTTGAAGAAGCGCCCGGCGATGAAGATGAAAGCGCCGGAAAAGAGTCAAAAGGCAAGGGGCGGCAAAAAGAGCGCTTTGAAGAATATATTTTAGAAGAAGAGGAAAAAACATGGAGTCGCAAAAAATAG
- a CDS encoding DUF3800 domain-containing protein: MFGKLFQADKKGSDLTLGDYKSIWSKFCFLDESGSLNNPRDTFFTLGFIKCSQPYYLQSKLLYERRKRNFFDEMKFNKLSNRNFEFAKFALDALFDAKSLRFSSYSLYKKGEYFSRAFAANPWQAYEDISLRVLESAVSENEILIVIADHVTTPKDIRFEVNVKRKLNEKFERLAIAGVCRFDSKSNDLLQTADLIVGAINYDLRLATKEIANGDKYKRRFLEHFKNNLGTTTNFINGFRNRNFNIFVDKDAQFIDTIMPSVTNEKRPSS; encoded by the coding sequence ATGTTCGGGAAACTTTTTCAAGCAGATAAAAAAGGATCAGACCTAACCTTAGGTGATTATAAAAGCATTTGGAGCAAGTTTTGTTTTCTAGACGAGAGTGGCAGTTTAAATAACCCAAGAGACACATTTTTTACTTTAGGATTTATTAAATGTTCACAACCATATTATTTACAAAGCAAATTGCTTTACGAACGCAGGAAAAGAAATTTTTTTGACGAAATGAAGTTTAATAAATTATCTAATAGAAATTTTGAATTTGCCAAATTTGCGTTAGATGCATTGTTCGATGCGAAAAGCCTGCGTTTTAGTTCTTATTCTTTGTACAAAAAAGGTGAATATTTTAGTAGGGCTTTTGCGGCTAATCCTTGGCAGGCATATGAAGATATCTCTCTTAGAGTGCTTGAGTCTGCGGTATCAGAGAACGAGATTCTCATTGTTATCGCCGACCACGTTACTACCCCGAAAGATATTAGGTTTGAGGTTAATGTAAAAAGAAAATTAAATGAAAAATTTGAAAGACTTGCTATCGCAGGAGTGTGTAGATTTGATTCTAAATCCAACGATCTCCTACAAACAGCTGATTTAATAGTTGGCGCCATAAATTATGATCTTAGATTGGCTACTAAAGAAATTGCTAACGGCGATAAATATAAGCGCCGGTTTTTAGAGCATTTTAAAAATAATCTCGGCACGACTACTAATTTTATCAATGGGTTTCGTAATCGAAATTTTAATATTTTTGTTGATAAAGATGCGCAATTTATAGACACAATTATGCCCAGCGTTACAAATGAAAAAAGGCCATCGTCCTAA
- the secF gene encoding protein translocase subunit SecF gives MRIIDARKISYAFSGILVLASFLAVWVWGLKLGIDFTGGTLMEVEYNLPAGGSRPAINLPEVIIQPVGERGLILRMPAISEQEHQAILTELRKLGELEEKQFTSIGPTIGQELKRNSLYAIILVMLMIALYIAWAFREVSRPISSWKYGLAALVALVHDVSIPTGLFAVLGRFYGVTADTLFVTALLTILGFSVHDTIVVFDRIRENLKKSGAREEFENIVETSLRQTIGRSINTSLTVMIVMLALYFLGGASTKFFALAILVGVFFGTYSSIFIASFLLVTWNKWALKHVSF, from the coding sequence ATGCGCATTATTGACGCGAGAAAAATAAGCTACGCGTTTTCCGGGATATTGGTGCTGGCGAGTTTTTTGGCGGTTTGGGTCTGGGGGCTGAAACTGGGAATAGATTTCACCGGCGGGACTTTAATGGAGGTGGAATATAATCTGCCAGCCGGCGGATCAAGGCCGGCTATAAATTTACCGGAAGTTATAATTCAGCCTGTGGGCGAGAGGGGGTTAATTTTGCGCATGCCGGCAATCAGCGAGCAGGAGCACCAGGCGATACTGACGGAACTCCGAAAACTAGGCGAACTGGAAGAAAAACAATTTACTTCTATTGGGCCGACAATCGGGCAGGAGTTAAAACGAAATTCGCTTTACGCGATTATTTTGGTGATGCTTATGATTGCTCTCTACATCGCCTGGGCTTTTCGGGAAGTGTCGCGGCCGATATCTTCTTGGAAATATGGCTTGGCGGCTCTCGTTGCTTTGGTGCACGACGTTTCCATCCCCACCGGCCTTTTCGCGGTTTTGGGGCGCTTTTACGGCGTCACCGCGGACACGCTTTTTGTGACTGCGCTTCTTACTATTTTAGGATTTTCCGTGCACGATACGATTGTGGTCTTTGACCGCATTAGAGAAAATTTAAAAAAATCCGGAGCCAGGGAAGAATTTGAAAATATCGTTGAGACAAGCTTGCGCCAAACCATCGGCCGCTCAATTAATACCTCGCTTACGGTAATGATTGTGATGCTGGCGCTTTATTTTCTTGGAGGCGCAAGCACAAAATTCTTCGCCCTCGCCATTTTAGTCGGCGTTTTCTTCGGCACATATTCTTCCATCTTCATCGCCAGTTTTCTATTGGTGACATGGAATAAGTGGGCACTAAAACACGTTAGTTTTTAA